CCTCGCTGTACTACCAGACCTCCGACCAGACCTATACCGGCGTATGGGACCAAAAGGCTCGCCAGTGGCAACCGCTCTCGGAGAGTCAGGCACGTAACGAGATTCGCAAGGGCATCCGTATGGCGGGCGGTCAGCTCGCACCTGACCTGTTGATGCTGCCGACAGCTGCACCGGAGGCGGCCCGATGAAAGCACCTAAGATTCTTCTCGCCCTCGCGGCGCTCACCACGCTGGCGGCAGGTGCGCCGGCGATGGCCCAGGACGCAGCCTCCCTCGACGAGCTGCTACAGATCATCCAGCGCGGTCGTGCCACGGAGACTCAGGAGGCTCGCCAGCGCGAGGCTCGCTTCCGCCAGCAGCAGTCCGAGCAGGAGAACCTCCTCGCCCAGGCTCGTCGCGACAAGGCGAACGCCGAACAGCGCAGCGCCAACCTCGAACAATCGTTCCAAGAGAACGAGACGCGCATCGCCGAAGTGGAGGCGCTGCTAACCAACCGCCTCGGTTCCCTACGTGAGCTGTTCGGTGTGCTGCAGCAGGTGGCCAGCGACACCTCCGGTAGCTTCGAAGCGTCCCTGACCAACATTCAGTACCCCGAGCGCATCGAATTCCTGAACAACCTCAACGAGAAGATGGGCAGCGCGTCCTCGCTCGCTGAGATCGAGGAAATCGAACAGCTGCGCTTCGAGCTGATGCGCGAGGCCGTGGAATCTGGCCGTGTGGTCAAGTTCACCACGCCCGTGGTGATCGACGGCGAGAAGCAAAACGTCGATGTCACTCGCGTAGGTTTGTTCAACATCGTCACCGACGGCAAGTACCTTACCTACGATCCGGCGATCGACACGGTGAGTGAGCTCACTCGCCAGCCTCAGCAGGCCCGCTTCACCAACAGCACCTCGGCGATCTCCAGCGCCCAGAGCGGCTTCGCCACCTTTGGACTCGACCCCACCAAGGGTCAGATCCTCGGTCTGCTGGTGGATAGCCCGACGCTTGTCGAGCGCATCAAGCAAGGCGGTAACGTGGGCTACGTGATCCTGGGTCTCGGCGCCTTCGCCGTGCTACTGGCCGTGTGGCGCTTCGTGGTCCTGTTCTTCACCGGCATGGGCGTGAACTCCCAGCTGAAGAGTAAGGAAGTGAAGACCGGCAACCCGCTGGGTCGCGTGCTCAAGGTTGCGCAGGAGAACCCGGACGCGGATCAGGAGACCCTCGAGCTCAAGCTTTCCGAGGCCATCATGCACGAGACACCGAAGATCAACTTCGGCCTGCTCCTGCTGAAGGTGATTTCGGTGGTAGCACCGCTGCTAGGCCTGCTCGGTACCGTGGTCGGTATGATCGTGACCTTCCAGGCGATTACCCTGTTCGGTACGGGTGATCCGAAGCTGATGGCTGGTGGTATCTCCCAGGCCCTCGTGACCACGGTACTAGGTCTAGTGGTGGCGATCCCGACGGTGCTCCTGCACACGTTCGTGAGCGGTTACGCCAAAAACATCCTGCACGTGTTGCAGGAGCAGAGTGCCGGCGTCCTAGCCGAGCGTTCCGAGCAGCACCTGTAAGGGGCTGCTCGTTTCGGCGAGTAGGAAACACGATGAACGACGCTCTATTTCACGCTTACGAGGCCATTCGCAACTTCCTGGAGTTGGGGGGTAATGTGCTCGTGATCATCGCCTTCACCTTGTTCGTGATGTGGGTGCTGATCTTCGAGCGGTTCCTCTACTTCTCCTTCAATCACAGCGGCTACGTGAAGTCCGTGCTGGATCAGTGGGAAGCCCGCGAGGAACGTAAGTCTTGGAATGCACACCAGATCCGCGACGCCATGGTGTCGCGTGTCTACCTCCAAGCTAACGCCTGGCTGCCGATCATCAAATCGCTGGTTGCGCTATGTCCTCTCCTGGGCCTCCTGGGAACGGTGACTGGCATGATCTCCGTATTCGATGTGATGGCGGTGTCTGGTACCGGTAACGCACGCTCGATGGCGGCAGGTGTGGCCCAGGCCACCGTGCCGACCATGGCGGGCATGGTGGCCGCCCTTTCGGGCGTGTTCGCCTCGACTGTGCTGGACGGCCTCGCCGACAGCTCCGTCGAACGTGTGCGTGAAAGCCTGACCTTCGACCACTGAGGCAAGCGGTTCGATGCAACAACGTTTTCAGAATCTGCAGGAAGAGGACGAGCAGGAGATCAATATCACGCCGATGCTCGACGTGGTGTTCATCATGCTCATCTTCTTCATCGTGACCGCGTCCTTCGTCAAGGAGGATGGGATCGACCTGAACAAGCCCGATACCAACCAACCGCAAAACCCGACGGAGAAGAAGAACATCATCGTCAAGATCGACGGCAGTGATCGGATCTTCATCGACTTTCGGCGGGTGGATAAGCGTCAGGTGCGCGCCAACATCGAGCGCCTGCACGCCCAGAACCCGGAAGGCATCGTGGTGATCCAGGCCGACAAAGCGACCAGCAACGAATTGGTGGTGGCGGTGATGGACGCTTCCCGAGCAGCAGGCGTGGGCAACCCCGCGCTGGCGGAGAACTGAGCCATGCGCAGAGCGATGCAAAACATGCAGAAGGAGGAGGAGCAGGAGATCAACATCACGCCGATGCTCGACGTGGTGTTCATCATGCTCATCTTCTTCATTGTGACCGCCTCCTTCGTGAAGGAATCGGGTACCGAGATCACGAAGCCGGACGCACCGACCGCGGTGAAGAAGCCGAAGGCGAACATCCTCATCGCCATCGATCCAAACAACCAGGTGTGGATCGATCGCAAGCGCACGGATCCACGCGACCTTAGGCCGAACATCGAACGCCTGCATGCCCAGAATCCGCAAGGCACGGTGGTGGTGCAGGCTGACCGCAAGAGCAACTACGAAACCTTGCTCAAGGTGCTCGACGCGGCACGCGCGGCCAACGTCACCAACGTGGCGATTGCGGCGCAGAAGTAGCGGCGGTTCGCGAAAGCGGTCCAGCGGCAGGGAAATACGTGCGGGAGGGCTGTCTCGGTACTTGTCCAGCCTTCCCACTGATGGCCTACTGGAAGGCCGCAGCGTTCTAACGTCCTAGTGGAGGCTTGAGCACCATGGTCCAGGTTATGAGATTGCTCCCGTCGGCCGCGCTGGCCTTCGCGGTCACCTTCGGACTCGTCTACATTATGCAGTTCCTGATCGCTACCGGTCAGGCCGCTATCACCGAAGACAAGTCCCTGAATTTCCTGGAATTCGTGCGCGTCAAGCAGGAAGAAGTGGTAGAGGCGAAGCAGCGTAAGCCGGAAAAGCCGCCCGAGCCGGAAGCACCGCCGCCGGAAGCGCCTCGTCCGCAGCTGGACCCGACGGACGCTTCCATCAGCATCAGCAACACGGCCGCCTCGCTCTCTGGGGTTGACGTCGGCGGCATCGGCGGCCTTGGCCTCGGCGCTGCAGACGGCGAGTACCTGCCCATCGTGAAGGTGGC
Above is a window of Pseudomonadota bacterium DNA encoding:
- a CDS encoding energy transducer TonB; this encodes MRLLPSAALAFAVTFGLVYIMQFLIATGQAAITEDKSLNFLEFVRVKQEEVVEAKQRKPEKPPEPEAPPPEAPRPQLDPTDASISISNTAASLSGVDVGGIGGLGLGAADGEYLPIVKVAPIYPRRALQRGLEGYVIVEFTVSRQGTVKDVVVIESTSSLFDRAAVEAAQKFKYKPRVVNGEPIEVPGVRNQITFKLEG
- a CDS encoding biopolymer transporter ExbD — its product is MQQRFQNLQEEDEQEINITPMLDVVFIMLIFFIVTASFVKEDGIDLNKPDTNQPQNPTEKKNIIVKIDGSDRIFIDFRRVDKRQVRANIERLHAQNPEGIVVIQADKATSNELVVAVMDASRAAGVGNPALAEN
- a CDS encoding MotA/TolQ/ExbB proton channel family protein produces the protein MKAPKILLALAALTTLAAGAPAMAQDAASLDELLQIIQRGRATETQEARQREARFRQQQSEQENLLAQARRDKANAEQRSANLEQSFQENETRIAEVEALLTNRLGSLRELFGVLQQVASDTSGSFEASLTNIQYPERIEFLNNLNEKMGSASSLAEIEEIEQLRFELMREAVESGRVVKFTTPVVIDGEKQNVDVTRVGLFNIVTDGKYLTYDPAIDTVSELTRQPQQARFTNSTSAISSAQSGFATFGLDPTKGQILGLLVDSPTLVERIKQGGNVGYVILGLGAFAVLLAVWRFVVLFFTGMGVNSQLKSKEVKTGNPLGRVLKVAQENPDADQETLELKLSEAIMHETPKINFGLLLLKVISVVAPLLGLLGTVVGMIVTFQAITLFGTGDPKLMAGGISQALVTTVLGLVVAIPTVLLHTFVSGYAKNILHVLQEQSAGVLAERSEQHL
- a CDS encoding biopolymer transporter ExbD gives rise to the protein MRRAMQNMQKEEEQEINITPMLDVVFIMLIFFIVTASFVKESGTEITKPDAPTAVKKPKANILIAIDPNNQVWIDRKRTDPRDLRPNIERLHAQNPQGTVVVQADRKSNYETLLKVLDAARAANVTNVAIAAQK
- a CDS encoding MotA/TolQ/ExbB proton channel family protein; this encodes MNDALFHAYEAIRNFLELGGNVLVIIAFTLFVMWVLIFERFLYFSFNHSGYVKSVLDQWEAREERKSWNAHQIRDAMVSRVYLQANAWLPIIKSLVALCPLLGLLGTVTGMISVFDVMAVSGTGNARSMAAGVAQATVPTMAGMVAALSGVFASTVLDGLADSSVERVRESLTFDH